Proteins encoded within one genomic window of Actinoplanes octamycinicus:
- a CDS encoding xylulokinase — protein sequence MTNLREAIDQGHTALGIELGSTRIKAVLIGPGHEAIAVGSHDWENQFVDRVWTYSLDAVWAGLQDCFAQLAADVRAKHGTELRTTGALGVSAMMHGYLAFDADGELLTPFRTWRNTNTGDASEALSDLFGHNIPHRWSIAHLYQAILNGEEHIGRLAHFTTLAGYVHWKLTGRQVLGVGDASGMFPIDVTTGGYDTGMLAQFDELVAGRGVPAPLASLLPAVLPAGEQAGTLTEAGARLLDPSGVLQPGLPLCPPEGDAGTGMVATNSVARRTGNVSAGTSIFAMIVLDGPLSRMHPEVDLVTTPAGDLVAMVHCNNGASELNSWAGLFAEFATALGVPADSNTVFETLFRSALRGAPDGGGLMAFNYLSGEPITRLHEGRPLFLREPGSTLDLATFMRTQLYSALATLRIGMDVLQKAESVQLDRMFAHGGLFKTQGVAQNLLAAAINTPVSVGDLAGEGGAWGIAILAAFVSGRKDGQSLDQFLDQDVFAGAALDTAEPDPADVAGFDAFMRRYVAALPIQQAAVEHS from the coding sequence ATGACGAACTTGCGTGAGGCGATCGACCAGGGGCACACCGCCCTCGGGATCGAGTTGGGGTCGACCCGGATCAAGGCGGTGCTGATCGGGCCCGGCCACGAGGCGATCGCGGTCGGCAGCCACGACTGGGAGAACCAGTTCGTCGACCGCGTCTGGACCTACTCGCTCGACGCCGTCTGGGCCGGGCTGCAGGACTGCTTCGCCCAGCTGGCCGCCGACGTGCGCGCCAAGCACGGCACCGAGCTGCGCACCACCGGCGCCCTCGGCGTCTCCGCGATGATGCACGGCTATCTCGCCTTCGACGCCGACGGGGAACTGCTCACCCCGTTCCGCACCTGGCGCAACACCAACACCGGCGACGCCTCCGAGGCGCTCAGCGACCTGTTCGGCCACAACATCCCGCACCGCTGGAGCATCGCCCACCTCTACCAGGCGATCCTCAACGGCGAGGAGCACATCGGCCGGCTCGCCCACTTCACCACCCTGGCCGGTTACGTGCACTGGAAGCTGACCGGCCGGCAGGTGCTCGGCGTCGGCGACGCCAGCGGCATGTTCCCGATCGACGTGACCACCGGCGGCTACGACACCGGGATGCTGGCCCAGTTCGACGAGCTGGTCGCCGGGCGCGGCGTGCCGGCGCCGCTGGCTTCGCTGCTGCCCGCGGTGCTGCCGGCCGGCGAGCAGGCCGGCACGCTCACCGAGGCCGGCGCCCGGCTGCTCGACCCGAGCGGCGTGCTGCAGCCCGGACTCCCGCTCTGCCCACCCGAGGGCGACGCCGGCACCGGCATGGTCGCGACCAACTCGGTGGCCCGCCGCACCGGCAACGTCAGCGCCGGCACCAGCATCTTCGCCATGATCGTGCTGGACGGGCCGCTCAGCCGGATGCACCCCGAGGTCGACCTGGTCACCACCCCGGCCGGCGACCTGGTCGCGATGGTGCACTGCAACAACGGCGCCAGCGAGCTGAACTCGTGGGCCGGGCTGTTCGCCGAGTTCGCCACCGCGCTCGGCGTGCCGGCCGACAGCAATACGGTCTTCGAGACGCTGTTCCGCTCCGCGCTGCGCGGCGCCCCGGACGGCGGCGGCCTTATGGCGTTCAACTACCTGTCCGGCGAGCCGATCACCCGGCTGCACGAGGGCCGGCCGCTGTTCCTGCGCGAGCCGGGCAGCACCCTCGACCTGGCCACCTTCATGCGTACCCAGCTCTACTCCGCCCTGGCCACCCTGCGGATCGGCATGGACGTGCTGCAGAAGGCCGAGTCGGTGCAGCTCGACCGGATGTTCGCGCACGGCGGCCTGTTCAAGACCCAGGGCGTCGCGCAGAACCTCCTGGCCGCGGCGATCAACACCCCGGTGTCGGTCGGCGACCTGGCCGGCGAGGGCGGCGCCTGGGGCATCGCGATCCTGGCCGCCTTCGTCAGCGGCCGCAAGGACGGGCAGAGCCTCGACCAGTTCCTCGACCAGGACGTGTTCGCCGGCGCCGCGCTGGACACCGCCGAGCCGGACCCGGCCGACGTGGCCGGCTTCGACGCCTTCATGCGGCGCTACGTCGCCGCCCTGCCGATCCAGCAGGCGGCGGTCGAGCACAGCTGA
- a CDS encoding LURP-one-related/scramblase family protein has product MYVIRERLFAIGDDFDVLDESGAKVYHVDGKVLSLRNRVVIEDPTGQEVASVHRHLVALRPTYEVRIGGEKAAEVRKKLFTPFREKFVIDVPGPDDLEMKGNLLDHEYVIEQGGAEVAAVSKRWLTVRDTYAVQITGAVEHLLIIASVLALDLALDRGVGD; this is encoded by the coding sequence ATGTATGTGATCAGGGAACGATTGTTCGCCATCGGGGACGACTTCGACGTGCTCGATGAGAGCGGCGCCAAGGTCTACCACGTGGACGGCAAGGTGCTCAGCCTGCGGAACCGGGTGGTGATCGAGGACCCGACCGGCCAGGAGGTGGCCAGCGTGCACCGGCACCTGGTCGCCCTGCGCCCCACCTACGAGGTGCGGATCGGCGGGGAGAAGGCCGCCGAGGTGCGCAAGAAGCTGTTCACCCCGTTCCGGGAGAAGTTCGTCATCGACGTGCCCGGCCCGGACGACCTGGAGATGAAGGGCAACCTGCTCGACCACGAGTATGTGATCGAGCAGGGCGGCGCCGAAGTCGCCGCGGTCTCCAAGCGCTGGCTGACCGTCCGCGACACCTACGCCGTGCAGATTACCGGCGCCGTCGAGCACCTGCTGATCATCGCCAGCGTGCTGGCGCTCGACCTGGCCCTGGACCGCGGGGTGGGCGACTGA
- a CDS encoding pyridoxal phosphate-dependent decarboxylase family protein codes for MEAPLERSDSPHLFSGSTLDGYTSGVWHASALLADRVKAVRQPYSGAGVAELQDQVDTVDLDQPLGDTGAALHEVARLYLDNAIWFHEPTYVAHLNCPVAIPALSAEVLISAVNSSVDTWDQSSAGTLIERRLIDWTAGRIGFGPGADGIFTSGGTQSNLQGLLLAREETLAGPAGDRATAIPKLRIFATTESHFSVSKSAGILGLAADAVVGVATDGTGRMDPEALAAAIDDVRRDGGIPMAVVATAGTTDLGRIDPVDAIAAVCESRGIWFHVDAAYGCGLLVSRRRNLLDGIERADSVTVDFHKSYFQPVSSSAIVVRRGETMRRIAVHADYLNPRTAAVPNQVDKSLQTTRRFDALKLWMTLRTMGAEQIGAMFDAVIDRAHEVYLEICDDPDFEAVAAPTLSTVLFRYRPAGTTVAECDDLMPRLRQRLFHGGRAIVAGTTLGGHYWLKFTLLNPNATMDDLRSVLDLIRGIGAEMTGERDGAAAVMA; via the coding sequence GTGGAGGCCCCGTTGGAGCGGTCCGATTCCCCGCATCTGTTTTCCGGCTCCACCCTGGACGGGTACACGTCCGGTGTGTGGCACGCGTCGGCGCTGCTCGCCGACCGGGTGAAGGCAGTGCGGCAGCCGTACTCCGGCGCAGGCGTCGCCGAGTTGCAGGACCAGGTCGACACCGTCGACCTCGACCAGCCCCTCGGTGACACCGGTGCGGCATTGCACGAAGTCGCCCGGCTCTACCTGGACAACGCCATCTGGTTCCATGAGCCGACCTACGTCGCCCACCTCAACTGCCCGGTCGCCATCCCCGCGCTCAGCGCGGAGGTGCTGATCTCGGCGGTCAACTCCTCGGTCGACACCTGGGACCAGAGCTCCGCGGGCACCCTCATCGAGCGGCGCCTGATCGACTGGACGGCCGGGCGGATCGGCTTCGGCCCGGGCGCCGACGGCATCTTCACCAGCGGCGGCACCCAGTCCAACCTGCAGGGCCTGCTGCTGGCCCGGGAGGAGACCCTGGCCGGTCCGGCCGGGGACCGGGCCACCGCGATCCCGAAGCTACGGATCTTCGCCACCACCGAGAGCCACTTCAGCGTCAGCAAGTCGGCCGGCATCCTCGGCCTGGCCGCCGACGCGGTGGTCGGGGTGGCCACCGACGGCACCGGCCGGATGGACCCGGAGGCGCTCGCCGCCGCCATCGACGACGTGCGCCGCGACGGCGGCATCCCGATGGCGGTCGTCGCCACCGCCGGCACCACCGACCTGGGCCGCATCGACCCGGTCGACGCCATCGCGGCGGTCTGCGAGAGCCGGGGCATCTGGTTCCACGTCGACGCCGCGTACGGCTGCGGTCTGCTCGTCTCGCGCCGCCGGAACCTGCTGGACGGCATCGAGCGGGCCGACTCGGTGACCGTCGACTTCCACAAGAGCTACTTCCAGCCGGTCAGTTCCAGCGCGATCGTGGTGCGCCGGGGCGAGACGATGCGCCGGATCGCGGTGCACGCCGACTACCTGAACCCACGCACCGCCGCCGTGCCGAATCAGGTCGACAAGAGCCTGCAGACCACCCGCCGCTTCGACGCGCTGAAGTTGTGGATGACGCTGCGGACCATGGGCGCCGAGCAGATCGGCGCCATGTTCGACGCCGTCATCGACCGGGCGCACGAGGTCTACCTGGAGATCTGCGACGACCCGGACTTCGAGGCGGTGGCCGCGCCGACGCTGAGCACGGTGCTGTTCCGGTACCGGCCGGCCGGGACGACCGTCGCCGAGTGCGACGACCTGATGCCGCGGCTGCGCCAGCGGCTGTTCCACGGCGGCCGGGCGATCGTCGCCGGCACCACCCTCGGCGGCCACTACTGGCTCAAGTTCACCCTGCTCAACCCGAACGCCACGATGGACGATCTGCGCAGCGTGCTGGACCTGATCCGCGGGATCGGCGCCGAGATGACCGGCGAGCGCGACGGGGCCGCGGCGGTGATGGCCTGA
- a CDS encoding lysine N(6)-hydroxylase/L-ornithine N(5)-oxygenase family protein, producing the protein MRTYDFAAIGVGPFNLGLAALTEDLTDVDGIFLEQRAGFDWHPGLMIDGVTIQVPFLADLVTMADPTSRFSFLNYLKQVGRLYPFYIRESFYPLRAEYNEYCKWVARQLPSIRWNTRVDSVTHDGEAYLVHTNGETVRARKLVLGIGTAPRVPAAVDQGPYVHSADYLPRKAELQQLDSITIIGSGQSAAEIYLDLLNDIETYGYRLSWITRSPRFFPMEYTKLTLEMTSPEYIRYHQRLPLETRDRLGREQRNLYKGISGDLVDTIYDTLYTKSLAGPVPTTLLTGTALAGVIWDGERWTLALEHQEEGSSFTATTRGLVLATGYAPRVPSFLEPVRDRINWDARGRFDVTVDYAVDRAGDEIFVQNAAEHTHSVTDPDLGMGAYRNSVILRGITGREIYQVEKSIAFQQFGAPTADIPKAMVTS; encoded by the coding sequence ATGCGCACGTACGACTTCGCCGCGATCGGCGTCGGCCCGTTCAACCTGGGCCTGGCCGCGCTCACCGAGGACCTCACCGACGTCGACGGGATCTTCCTGGAGCAGCGGGCCGGGTTCGACTGGCATCCCGGTCTGATGATCGACGGCGTGACGATCCAGGTGCCGTTCCTGGCCGACCTGGTGACGATGGCCGATCCGACCTCGCGCTTCTCGTTCCTCAACTACCTCAAGCAGGTCGGCCGGCTCTATCCGTTCTACATCCGGGAGAGCTTCTACCCGCTGCGCGCGGAGTACAACGAGTACTGCAAGTGGGTGGCCCGGCAGCTGCCGTCGATCAGGTGGAACACCCGCGTCGACAGCGTCACCCACGACGGCGAGGCGTACCTGGTGCACACGAACGGTGAGACGGTCCGGGCCCGCAAGCTGGTGCTCGGCATCGGCACGGCACCGCGCGTCCCGGCCGCCGTGGACCAGGGGCCCTACGTGCACAGCGCCGACTACCTGCCCAGGAAGGCCGAGCTCCAGCAACTCGACTCGATCACGATCATCGGCAGCGGGCAGAGTGCCGCGGAGATCTACCTCGACCTTCTCAACGACATCGAGACGTACGGCTACCGGCTGAGCTGGATCACCCGCTCCCCGCGGTTCTTCCCGATGGAATACACCAAGCTCACGCTGGAGATGACCTCGCCGGAGTACATCCGGTACCACCAGCGCCTGCCGCTGGAGACACGCGACCGGCTCGGCCGCGAGCAGCGCAACCTCTACAAGGGCATCAGCGGCGACCTGGTCGACACCATCTACGACACGCTCTACACCAAGAGCCTGGCCGGACCGGTGCCCACGACGCTGCTCACCGGCACCGCCCTCGCCGGCGTGATCTGGGACGGCGAGCGCTGGACGCTGGCGCTGGAGCACCAGGAGGAGGGCAGCTCGTTCACGGCCACCACCCGGGGACTCGTGCTGGCCACCGGCTACGCCCCTCGGGTGCCGTCCTTCCTGGAGCCGGTCCGTGACCGGATCAACTGGGACGCCCGCGGCCGGTTCGACGTCACCGTCGACTACGCCGTCGACCGCGCGGGTGACGAGATCTTCGTCCAGAACGCGGCCGAGCACACGCACAGCGTGACCGACCCCGACCTGGGCATGGGCGCCTACCGCAACAGCGTGATCCTGCGGGGCATCACCGGGCGTGAGATCTACCAGGTCGAGAAGTCGATCGCCTTCCAGCAGTTCGGGGCCCCCACGGCCGACATCCCCAAGGCAATGGTGACATCGTGA
- a CDS encoding SMI1/KNR4 family protein, which translates to MATVSQAWARIEGWLHECSPATIGLLAGPAEPDLIRAAEEACGVTFPAELVESLRCHDGLAEWGSLLPEADPLGVTEIAERYEIRMDVAADVDGFAVHEPNTEPWWHELWIPFAASGGDLQVIDLRPGSGRGRLGFAPNSDAGDFSTAWPSLGAYLTAVADALERGGTVGLWHPGHAADGTLRWELAGQT; encoded by the coding sequence GTGGCGACGGTGAGTCAGGCGTGGGCTCGGATCGAGGGCTGGCTGCACGAGTGTTCGCCCGCAACGATCGGATTGCTCGCCGGGCCGGCGGAGCCGGACCTGATCCGGGCGGCCGAGGAGGCGTGCGGGGTCACGTTCCCGGCGGAGCTGGTCGAGTCGCTGCGGTGCCACGACGGGCTGGCCGAGTGGGGCAGCCTGCTCCCGGAGGCGGACCCGCTCGGGGTCACGGAGATCGCCGAGCGCTATGAGATCCGGATGGACGTCGCCGCGGACGTCGACGGTTTCGCGGTGCACGAGCCGAACACCGAACCGTGGTGGCACGAGCTGTGGATCCCGTTCGCCGCGTCCGGCGGGGATCTGCAGGTCATCGACCTGCGGCCGGGATCCGGGCGGGGCCGGCTGGGCTTCGCGCCGAACAGCGACGCGGGCGACTTCAGCACGGCCTGGCCGTCGCTGGGCGCCTACCTGACCGCGGTGGCGGACGCCCTGGAGCGGGGCGGCACCGTCGGTCTGTGGCACCCCGGTCACGCCGCCGACGGGACGCTCCGGTGGGAGCTGGCCGGCCAGACCTGA
- a CDS encoding DinB family protein, translated as MLETQRERVPFNDDGERDTACAFLSFARSCVLKKVDGLDEEQLRRRLVVSDTTLLGLVQHLTDAERYWFGYTVGGDERHAGVDFSMLVPADRTADRVIADYRAAIAESDAHLEAAAGLDTATAHPVGDEHRTVRWVIAHVTSETVRHAGHADILRELIDGVTGR; from the coding sequence ATGCTCGAAACTCAACGCGAACGAGTGCCGTTCAACGACGACGGCGAGCGGGACACCGCGTGTGCGTTCCTGTCCTTCGCCCGGTCCTGTGTGCTGAAGAAGGTGGACGGTCTCGACGAGGAGCAGCTGCGCCGCCGCCTGGTCGTCTCGGACACCACGCTGCTCGGCCTGGTGCAGCACCTGACCGACGCGGAGCGGTACTGGTTCGGCTACACGGTCGGCGGTGACGAGCGGCACGCCGGCGTCGACTTCTCCATGCTGGTCCCGGCCGACCGGACCGCCGATCGGGTGATCGCCGACTACCGCGCCGCGATCGCCGAGAGCGACGCCCACCTCGAGGCCGCCGCCGGCCTGGACACCGCCACCGCCCACCCGGTCGGCGACGAGCACCGCACGGTCCGCTGGGTCATCGCCCACGTGACCAGCGAAACCGTCCGCCACGCCGGCCACGCCGACATCCTCCGCGAACTCATCGACGGCGTCACCGGGCGGTAA
- a CDS encoding GNAT family N-acetyltransferase: MRLVPLNLDRDLDLLVAWVTHPRAHFWGLQGATVERVREEYQGFLDNPHYDVWLGLDDDDVPLFLAETYDPAHSELAEHYAVRPGDLGMHVLVAPPTRKRSGVTSAVMRAVMDFCFADPRIERVVVEPDVRNDAIQRKNAEVGFVPERDVPLHGKTGRLSFCTRTAYAMSVPHLRPEAIEFAHRRLIAKAIAEFSHERLIAPLPDPSQQDRYRCGENTFTAKRYPLEHWVIDPESLDGPLDALDFIAGLRETLGIPEKLLGTYLEEISATLAGSAWKYAHRRETAEDLVHASFQTIEAAMTEGHPGFVANNGRIGYGLGDHEAYTPESGRPVRLRWVAIRKDQSVFVYAGDERDHYRAELGDLLDRFEQQLRGHGLDPAEYRYLPVHPWQWEHKVTVTFAPDVARRAIVPLDAGPDRYQAQQSIRTFFNLDRPERHYVKTAIAVQNMGFLRGLSPKYMRATPPINDWVAGVVEGDEELRACGFGVLRELASIGYVGDAYHRTGTPSAYTKMLAALWRESPLPRLAEGERLATMASLLHRDRAGNSLAAALIRESGVTPAAWVATYLRAYLRPIVHCLLKHDLAFMPHGENLILVLENHVPVRVFMKDIGEEVAVMNDQPLPPEVERIRIEVSDEIKELAVFTDVFDGFLRHLAGILDSDGVLSAAEFWALAGDCIREHAKDHPSLGGRLDLLRPTFRHSCLNRLQLRNTLQMVDLTDQASSLIFAGELDNPVAA, from the coding sequence GTGAGACTCGTACCGCTGAATCTTGATCGTGATCTTGATCTTCTCGTCGCCTGGGTGACGCATCCCCGTGCGCACTTCTGGGGCCTGCAGGGCGCCACCGTGGAGCGGGTGCGCGAGGAGTACCAGGGCTTCCTGGACAACCCGCACTACGACGTCTGGCTCGGACTGGACGACGACGATGTCCCGCTGTTCCTCGCCGAGACCTACGACCCGGCGCACAGCGAGCTGGCTGAGCACTACGCCGTACGGCCCGGTGACCTCGGCATGCACGTGCTCGTCGCGCCGCCGACCCGCAAACGCTCCGGGGTCACCTCCGCGGTGATGCGGGCCGTCATGGACTTCTGCTTCGCCGATCCGCGGATCGAGCGGGTCGTCGTCGAGCCGGACGTCCGCAACGACGCCATCCAGCGCAAGAACGCCGAGGTCGGGTTCGTGCCGGAACGCGACGTGCCGCTGCACGGCAAGACCGGCCGGCTCAGCTTCTGCACGCGTACGGCGTACGCGATGAGCGTCCCGCACCTGCGGCCGGAGGCCATCGAGTTCGCGCACCGGCGGCTGATCGCGAAGGCGATCGCCGAGTTCAGCCACGAGCGCCTGATCGCACCCCTGCCGGACCCCTCCCAGCAGGACAGGTACCGATGCGGCGAGAACACCTTCACCGCGAAACGCTACCCGCTCGAACACTGGGTGATCGACCCCGAGTCGCTGGACGGGCCGCTCGACGCGCTCGATTTCATCGCCGGGCTGCGCGAGACGCTCGGCATCCCGGAGAAGCTGCTCGGCACGTACCTCGAGGAGATCTCCGCGACCCTGGCCGGCAGCGCCTGGAAGTACGCGCATCGCCGGGAGACCGCCGAGGACCTCGTGCACGCGAGCTTCCAGACCATCGAGGCGGCGATGACCGAGGGGCACCCCGGGTTCGTGGCCAACAACGGGCGCATCGGTTACGGGCTCGGCGATCACGAGGCCTACACCCCGGAGTCCGGGCGGCCGGTCCGCTTGCGGTGGGTCGCCATTCGCAAGGACCAGAGCGTCTTCGTGTACGCCGGTGACGAGCGCGACCACTACCGGGCCGAGCTGGGCGACCTGCTGGACCGGTTCGAGCAGCAGCTCCGTGGCCACGGGCTGGACCCGGCCGAGTACCGCTACCTGCCGGTGCACCCGTGGCAGTGGGAGCACAAGGTCACCGTCACGTTCGCCCCCGACGTGGCCCGCCGGGCGATCGTCCCGCTCGACGCCGGTCCTGATCGTTATCAGGCACAGCAGTCGATCCGGACGTTCTTCAACCTGGACCGGCCGGAACGCCACTACGTCAAGACCGCGATCGCCGTGCAGAACATGGGCTTCCTGCGCGGGCTGTCGCCGAAGTACATGCGGGCCACGCCGCCGATCAACGACTGGGTCGCGGGGGTCGTGGAGGGTGACGAGGAGCTGCGCGCCTGCGGCTTCGGCGTGCTGCGGGAGCTGGCGTCGATCGGGTACGTCGGCGACGCCTATCACCGGACCGGGACGCCCAGCGCGTACACCAAGATGCTCGCCGCCTTGTGGCGGGAGAGCCCGCTCCCGCGCCTCGCCGAGGGCGAGCGGCTCGCCACCATGGCCAGCCTGCTGCACCGCGACCGCGCCGGGAACTCGCTGGCCGCCGCCCTGATCCGGGAGTCCGGCGTGACGCCGGCGGCGTGGGTGGCGACCTACCTGCGCGCCTACCTGCGACCGATCGTGCACTGCCTGCTCAAGCACGATCTGGCGTTCATGCCGCACGGCGAGAACCTGATCCTCGTGCTGGAGAACCACGTCCCGGTCCGCGTGTTCATGAAGGACATCGGCGAGGAGGTGGCGGTGATGAACGACCAGCCGCTGCCGCCCGAGGTCGAGCGGATCCGGATCGAGGTCAGCGACGAGATCAAGGAACTGGCGGTGTTCACCGACGTGTTCGACGGGTTCCTGCGGCATCTCGCCGGGATCCTCGACTCGGACGGGGTGCTCAGCGCCGCCGAGTTCTGGGCGCTGGCCGGCGACTGCATCCGCGAGCACGCCAAGGACCACCCGTCGCTCGGCGGGCGGCTCGACCTGCTGCGGCCGACGTTCCGGCACTCGTGCCTGAACCGGCTCCAGCTGCGCAACACCCTGCAGATGGTGGACCTCACCGATCAGGCCAGCTCGCTGATCTTCGCGGGCGAGCTGGACAACCCGGTCGCGGCATGA
- a CDS encoding GNAT family N-acetyltransferase: MRVHRDAYGIPHLRAGSVLDLAWLQGRVTATDRGRQITVERLRSEGRLASVAGAAEVGWDRFARQVRLDETARRSFAGLDDATQRWLRAYAAGVRAGGVEWQPWSSLGVFQVQHILFGTFGNKMWRAHVERTLGPDAVAWFATEGPGGSGSNAWTIPGEIAGDPHRLLELPGVYQQIRLACPAFDVAGLTFPGVPGVQHFGHTGSVAWAITNAMADYQDLYLEELRAAGDGFEARGATGWEPVASHQETIVVRDGAPVVVDVLETARGPVIEGNLSLRTPALSTCDLGFGALLPLLHASTVDDVADALSRWVEPVNSVLTADSTGRALQLTVGRVPQRDERNRVVPVPAWEARYAWRPGWAPMFRAEVTTAVNANDRRPDTEPYGVDFAPPARARRIRELLASGVPHESIHMDTSLPADSAEAGRRMAERSAVARGLCDLPALRPLFSPSGHDPLFAPWNDPRARIGLALDGVLAGLGLDPVAVAAEPLPAASSWGARHLLHPVRLPGLDAGVPEVRLGGSAGCVLNTSSIPGVSDLCWRGPVARYVWDLADRRRSRWVVPFGASDDPASPHFLDQLPLWADGTLVPLVTDWEDLMEEPLIIFAEKLPGLGELTVVPLDPAAHAPVVHGWVTKERNRFWGMAEHSVADVEETYAYVDSLDSHHAYLLLLDDSPIGIFQTYDPSRDPVGECYDVQPGDFGGHLLIDAEGRELPHLTSAIFPALVRQVFAADPARTRLIAEPDIRNDRMISRLRQEGFTLGPEIDLGHKRAQLAFLDRVRFEATER, encoded by the coding sequence ATGAGGGTCCACCGCGACGCCTACGGGATCCCGCACCTGCGCGCCGGCTCGGTCCTCGACCTCGCCTGGCTGCAGGGGCGGGTGACCGCAACCGATCGGGGCCGCCAGATCACCGTCGAGCGGCTCCGCTCGGAAGGGCGTCTGGCCTCCGTCGCCGGGGCCGCCGAGGTGGGCTGGGACCGGTTCGCGCGACAGGTGCGGCTCGACGAGACGGCGCGACGGTCCTTCGCCGGTCTGGACGACGCGACCCAGCGGTGGTTGCGGGCGTACGCGGCGGGTGTCCGCGCCGGGGGCGTCGAGTGGCAGCCGTGGTCGTCGCTCGGCGTCTTCCAGGTGCAGCACATCCTGTTCGGGACGTTCGGCAACAAGATGTGGCGGGCGCACGTCGAGCGGACCCTCGGCCCGGACGCCGTCGCGTGGTTCGCCACCGAGGGGCCGGGCGGCTCCGGCAGCAACGCCTGGACGATTCCGGGCGAGATCGCCGGCGACCCGCACCGGCTCCTCGAACTGCCCGGCGTCTACCAGCAGATCCGGCTCGCCTGCCCGGCCTTCGACGTGGCCGGGCTCACCTTCCCGGGCGTCCCCGGCGTGCAGCACTTCGGCCACACCGGATCGGTGGCCTGGGCCATCACCAACGCGATGGCCGACTACCAGGACCTCTACCTCGAGGAACTGCGCGCGGCCGGGGACGGGTTCGAGGCGCGCGGCGCGACCGGCTGGGAGCCGGTGGCCAGCCACCAGGAGACGATCGTCGTACGGGACGGGGCCCCGGTCGTGGTCGACGTCCTGGAAACCGCGCGAGGGCCGGTGATCGAGGGGAACCTGAGCCTCCGTACGCCCGCGCTGTCCACCTGCGACCTCGGTTTCGGCGCCCTGTTGCCGCTGCTGCACGCGTCCACGGTGGACGACGTGGCCGACGCCCTGTCCCGCTGGGTCGAACCGGTCAACAGCGTGCTCACCGCCGACAGCACCGGCCGCGCGCTGCAGCTCACCGTCGGCCGGGTGCCGCAGCGCGACGAGCGCAACCGGGTCGTGCCGGTCCCCGCCTGGGAGGCCCGCTACGCGTGGCGGCCGGGGTGGGCGCCGATGTTCCGTGCCGAGGTGACCACCGCCGTCAACGCCAACGACCGGCGGCCCGACACCGAGCCGTACGGCGTGGACTTCGCACCGCCCGCCCGCGCCCGCCGGATCCGTGAGCTGCTCGCATCCGGGGTGCCGCACGAGTCGATCCACATGGACACCTCGCTTCCCGCCGACTCGGCCGAGGCCGGGCGCCGGATGGCCGAGCGCTCGGCCGTCGCCCGTGGGCTGTGCGACCTTCCCGCGCTGCGGCCGCTGTTCTCGCCCTCCGGCCATGATCCGCTGTTCGCGCCGTGGAACGATCCCCGTGCGCGGATCGGGCTTGCGCTCGACGGGGTGCTCGCCGGGCTCGGCCTCGATCCGGTGGCCGTCGCCGCCGAGCCGCTCCCCGCGGCCTCGTCCTGGGGTGCGCGGCATCTGCTGCACCCGGTCCGGCTGCCCGGGCTGGACGCCGGCGTGCCGGAGGTCCGGCTCGGCGGCTCGGCCGGCTGCGTGCTGAACACGTCCAGCATTCCCGGGGTCAGCGACCTGTGCTGGCGTGGCCCGGTCGCCCGCTATGTCTGGGATCTCGCCGACCGGCGGCGCAGCCGGTGGGTCGTACCGTTCGGCGCGTCCGACGACCCCGCGTCACCACACTTTCTCGACCAGCTGCCGCTCTGGGCGGACGGGACCCTCGTCCCGCTGGTCACCGACTGGGAGGACCTCATGGAAGAGCCTTTGATCATCTTCGCGGAAAAGCTGCCCGGCCTCGGCGAGCTGACCGTGGTCCCCCTCGATCCGGCCGCGCACGCCCCGGTCGTGCACGGCTGGGTGACCAAGGAACGCAACCGGTTCTGGGGCATGGCCGAGCACTCCGTCGCCGACGTCGAGGAGACCTACGCCTACGTCGACAGCCTGGACAGCCACCACGCCTACCTGCTGCTGCTCGACGACAGCCCGATCGGGATCTTCCAGACCTACGACCCGTCACGCGACCCGGTCGGCGAGTGCTACGACGTGCAGCCCGGTGACTTCGGCGGGCACCTGCTGATCGACGCCGAGGGCCGCGAGCTGCCCCACCTGACCAGCGCCATCTTCCCGGCCCTGGTCCGGCAGGTCTTCGCGGCGGACCCGGCGCGCACGCGCCTCATCGCCGAACCGGACATCCGCAACGACCGCATGATCAGCCGGCTCCGGCAGGAGGGTTTCACCCTGGGCCCGGAGATCGACCTGGGCCACAAGAGGGCCCAGCTGGCCTTCCTCGACCGGGTCCGTTTCGAGGCCACCGAGAGGTAG